A single genomic interval of Thermus caldifontis harbors:
- a CDS encoding peptidylprolyl isomerase: MRVRLLLGFLLLLGACKGESMRPIPYLSETPVRSFTAPQKVLEDGKDYYARIRTTQGDILLDLLEKEAPNTVNSFVFLALHRFFEGVVWHRVIPGFVAQTGDPTGTGRGGPGYSFGLEIAPGLAFDREGMVGMARTQDPNSNGSQFFITLAPTPHLTGQYTLFAKVVEGMEVVRRLAPTEGPGARGERDKILRVEILVKE; this comes from the coding sequence ATGAGGGTGCGCCTTCTCCTCGGCTTTCTCCTCCTCCTGGGCGCCTGCAAGGGTGAGAGCATGCGACCCATTCCCTACCTTTCGGAAACGCCGGTCCGCTCCTTCACGGCACCCCAAAAGGTGCTAGAAGACGGCAAGGACTACTATGCCCGCATCAGGACCACCCAAGGGGATATCCTCCTGGACCTCCTGGAAAAGGAGGCCCCCAACACGGTGAACTCCTTCGTCTTCCTGGCCCTCCACCGCTTCTTTGAGGGGGTGGTGTGGCACCGGGTGATCCCCGGCTTCGTGGCCCAGACGGGGGACCCCACGGGCACGGGCCGGGGCGGGCCCGGGTACAGCTTCGGCCTGGAGATCGCCCCGGGTTTGGCCTTTGACCGGGAGGGCATGGTGGGCATGGCCCGCACCCAGGACCCCAACTCCAACGGTAGCCAGTTTTTTATCACCCTGGCCCCCACCCCCCACCTCACCGGGCAGTACACCCTCTTCGCAAAGGTGGTGGAGGGGATGGAGGTGGTAAGGCGCCTCGCCCCCACGGAGGGCCCCGGGGCCCGGGGGGAGCGGGACAAGATCCTCAGGGTGGAGATCCTGGTCAAGGAATGA